From the Desulfohalovibrio reitneri genome, one window contains:
- a CDS encoding ABC transporter permease: protein MTLPLSLRLARRELRQGFSRFGVFLACLTLGVGLISLVGSLSSAADEGIRRDARAILGGDLEITSTFQPPPEPVRRELEESGRVSRVLTMRTMARLPAENARLLVELKAVDDAYPLFGQMELDPSQPLDAALAERGGRYGAAVEPELLERMGASVGDVLRVGSADIEIRAAIQREPDRAVSLFTLGPRLLISRPAAEATGLLLPGSMIRHKLRADLRGADAQAVAEQLRADYPDAGWRVRDFTSAGPRLRRFMDNLDLYLTFTGLAAILVGGLGMGGAVSSFLEMKNRSIAVMKTFGAESGLILRVYLAQVLFLTLLGCAAGAILGGGLPALAAESLQSVLPVPLAAGIYPLALLKAAGFGLLTALSFSLPPLLRAGRVRGASLFRGYADPGRTGLPARARAAVVLAALALAGYTVAVTSDHLLALSFCGAALGALAVFRMLAWAVRKTAFRIRPRGRPRLRLALSALHRPGNATQAVLFALGLGLTVLTAVNLAGGNLRNQIALALPERAPSFFFIDIQPAQAERFDELVRSLKGVNQLRRQPMLRARITRIGGRPVEEVDIPEEFRWTVRSDRGVTYRADPPPGNEIVAGKWWGADYSGPPLLSFPAEIAKGYGAGVGDTLTVNLLGREITAEIANLREVEWSTLAMNFTLVFPPGILENAPQTHIATVYADTGSEAGVLSQVSDAFPNVSGIRIKEVLQRVADLLGSIGQAVRAVALAAIVTGVLVLASALRAGTRRRVFEAVVMRVVGATSRDILAVLTLELVLLGVVAGIAAAGLGVLLSWLLVEEVMNLQWTFMPGTALLTVGAATAVTVLLGLSGMRRVLRQKPAEILRNE, encoded by the coding sequence TCCCGCTTTGGGGTGTTCCTGGCCTGCCTGACGCTGGGCGTGGGCCTCATCAGCCTGGTGGGCAGCCTGTCCTCGGCCGCGGACGAGGGCATCCGCCGCGACGCCCGGGCCATCCTGGGCGGCGACCTGGAGATCACCTCCACCTTCCAGCCCCCGCCCGAGCCGGTGCGGCGCGAGCTCGAAGAGTCCGGCCGCGTTTCCCGCGTGCTGACCATGCGCACCATGGCCCGCCTCCCGGCCGAAAACGCCCGGCTCCTGGTGGAGCTCAAGGCCGTGGACGACGCCTACCCCCTCTTCGGCCAAATGGAGCTGGACCCTTCGCAGCCCCTGGACGCGGCCCTGGCCGAACGCGGCGGCCGTTACGGCGCGGCCGTTGAGCCGGAGCTTCTGGAACGCATGGGCGCGTCCGTGGGCGACGTGCTCCGCGTGGGCTCGGCGGACATCGAGATCCGCGCCGCCATCCAGCGCGAGCCGGACCGGGCCGTCTCCCTGTTCACCCTCGGCCCCAGGCTGCTCATTTCCCGCCCGGCCGCCGAGGCCACCGGTCTGCTGCTTCCCGGCTCCATGATTCGCCACAAGCTGCGGGCGGACCTGCGCGGCGCGGACGCCCAGGCCGTGGCCGAGCAACTGCGGGCCGACTACCCGGACGCGGGCTGGCGGGTGCGCGACTTCACCTCCGCCGGGCCGCGCCTGCGCCGCTTCATGGACAACCTGGATCTCTACCTGACCTTCACCGGCTTGGCGGCCATCCTCGTGGGCGGCCTGGGCATGGGCGGCGCGGTGTCCTCCTTTCTGGAAATGAAAAACCGCTCCATCGCGGTCATGAAGACCTTCGGCGCGGAATCCGGCCTCATTCTGCGCGTCTATCTGGCCCAAGTGCTCTTTCTCACCCTTCTCGGCTGCGCCGCCGGGGCGATTCTGGGCGGGGGCCTGCCCGCCCTGGCCGCGGAAAGTTTGCAAAGCGTGCTGCCTGTGCCCCTGGCCGCAGGCATCTACCCCCTGGCCCTGCTCAAGGCCGCGGGATTCGGCTTGCTCACAGCCCTCAGCTTCAGCCTGCCGCCGCTGCTGCGCGCCGGGCGGGTGCGCGGTGCCTCCCTCTTCCGGGGCTACGCTGATCCGGGCCGGACAGGGCTTCCCGCCCGCGCCCGTGCGGCCGTGGTCCTGGCCGCCCTGGCCCTGGCCGGATACACCGTGGCCGTCACCAGCGACCACCTCCTCGCCCTCTCCTTCTGCGGCGCGGCCCTGGGCGCCCTGGCCGTCTTCCGCATGCTGGCCTGGGCGGTCCGCAAGACCGCCTTCCGCATCCGCCCGCGCGGCCGCCCCAGGCTGCGGCTGGCCCTGTCCGCCCTGCACCGTCCGGGCAACGCCACCCAGGCCGTGCTTTTCGCCCTGGGCCTGGGGCTGACCGTGCTCACGGCCGTGAACCTGGCGGGCGGCAACCTGCGCAACCAGATCGCCCTGGCCCTGCCGGAGCGCGCCCCCTCCTTCTTCTTCATCGACATCCAGCCAGCCCAGGCCGAGCGGTTCGACGAGTTGGTCCGCTCCCTGAAGGGGGTCAACCAGTTGCGCCGCCAGCCCATGCTTCGCGCCCGCATCACCCGCATCGGCGGTCGCCCGGTGGAGGAGGTGGACATTCCCGAGGAGTTCCGCTGGACCGTGCGCTCCGACCGGGGCGTGACCTATCGGGCTGATCCTCCGCCCGGCAACGAGATCGTGGCCGGAAAATGGTGGGGCGCGGACTACTCCGGCCCGCCCCTGCTCTCCTTCCCGGCGGAGATCGCCAAGGGCTACGGCGCCGGCGTGGGCGACACCCTCACCGTGAACCTCCTGGGCCGGGAGATAACGGCGGAAATCGCCAACCTGCGCGAGGTGGAGTGGTCCACCCTGGCCATGAACTTCACCCTGGTCTTTCCGCCCGGCATTCTGGAAAACGCCCCCCAGACGCACATCGCCACGGTCTATGCCGACACCGGCAGCGAGGCCGGGGTCCTGTCACAGGTCTCCGACGCCTTCCCCAACGTCTCCGGCATCCGCATCAAGGAGGTGCTGCAGCGGGTGGCCGACCTGCTGGGCTCCATCGGCCAGGCCGTGCGGGCCGTGGCCTTGGCGGCCATCGTCACCGGTGTGCTGGTGCTGGCCTCCGCCCTGCGCGCGGGCACCCGGCGGCGCGTCTTCGAGGCCGTGGTCATGCGCGTGGTGGGGGCCACCAGCCGCGACATCCTGGCCGTGCTCACCCTGGAGCTTGTCCTGCTGGGGGTGGTGGCGGGCATCGCTGCAGCGGGGCTCGGCGTGCTGCTCTCCTGGCTGCTGGTGGAAGAGGTCATGAACCTGCAATGGACCTTCATGCCCGGCACCGCCCTGCTCACCGTGGGCGCGGCCACGGCCGTTACCGTGCTGCTGGGCCTGTCCGGCATGCGGCGTGTGCTGCGGCAGAAACCGGCGGAAATACTGCGCAACGAATGA
- a CDS encoding gamma-glutamyl-gamma-aminobutyrate hydrolase family protein has product MSRPAIGVSVPSEGGMPMWCFLWLSLRLAGARPLRITPDRPASAESLDGLLLSGGADISPSLYGEEPEHFLEDLKQSEPTLGGKIIGALIFPLLYLLRRLSALARTPRLAPKRDELEQRLLKEALQRRLPVFGICRGMQLLNVAEGGSLYQDISALAVEVPRMRTVLPRKLIAVEPGSHLALALGRTSARVNALHHQAVRDLGRGMAIAARDETGMVQAVEHTTEPFILGVQWHPEFLPHKPEQRALFRAFVEACKKMKEE; this is encoded by the coding sequence GTGAGCCGTCCGGCCATCGGGGTCAGCGTCCCCTCCGAAGGCGGCATGCCCATGTGGTGCTTCCTCTGGCTCTCCTTGCGGCTGGCCGGGGCGCGCCCCCTGCGCATCACCCCGGACCGCCCGGCCTCGGCCGAATCCCTGGACGGCCTGCTTCTCTCCGGCGGGGCGGACATCTCCCCCAGCCTCTACGGCGAGGAACCCGAGCACTTCCTGGAGGACCTCAAGCAGAGCGAACCCACGTTGGGCGGTAAAATCATCGGCGCCCTCATCTTCCCCCTGCTCTACCTGCTCCGCCGCCTCTCAGCCCTGGCCCGCACACCCCGGCTGGCCCCGAAACGAGACGAACTGGAGCAACGCCTCCTCAAAGAAGCCCTCCAGCGCCGCCTGCCCGTATTCGGCATCTGCCGGGGCATGCAACTCCTCAACGTGGCCGAAGGCGGCTCCCTCTACCAGGACATCTCCGCCCTGGCCGTGGAAGTCCCCCGCATGCGCACAGTTCTACCGCGCAAGCTCATCGCCGTGGAACCCGGCTCCCACCTCGCCCTCGCCCTGGGACGCACCAGCGCGCGCGTCAACGCCCTCCACCACCAGGCCGTCCGCGACCTCGGCCGGGGCATGGCCATCGCCGCGCGCGACGAAACCGGCATGGTCCAGGCCGTGGAGCACACCACCGAGCCCTTCATCCTCGGCGTGCAATGGCACCCCGAATTCCTCCCCCACAAACCCGAACAACGGGCGCTGTTCAGGGCTTTCGTGGAAGCGTGCAAGAAAATGAAGGAAGAGTGA
- a CDS encoding PilZ domain-containing protein, translating into MRLFGSTIERDSEQIERIRRRLDEDREKSKRQAYRVTTPHLAVLVSGRDRQRLYPLRDLSVCGLAFYHQENHFETDEPVALTIRRGDTTLVDNIKGTIVRIDETTCGCRFDNPSLDEDCRLSAIVLIEQKKELDARRKQRIMEQAL; encoded by the coding sequence GTGCGACTCTTCGGCAGCACCATCGAGCGGGACAGCGAGCAGATCGAGCGGATTCGCCGGCGCCTGGACGAAGACCGGGAAAAAAGCAAACGCCAAGCCTACCGCGTGACCACACCGCATTTGGCCGTGCTGGTGAGCGGGCGGGACAGGCAGCGGCTTTATCCCCTGCGCGACCTCAGCGTATGCGGCCTGGCCTTCTACCATCAGGAAAACCATTTTGAGACGGACGAGCCCGTTGCGTTGACCATACGGCGTGGCGACACCACCCTGGTGGACAACATCAAGGGCACCATCGTCCGCATTGACGAAACCACCTGCGGCTGCCGCTTCGACAACCCGAGCCTGGACGAAGACTGCCGACTCTCGGCCATCGTCCTCATCGAACAGAAAAAAGAACTCGACGCGCGCAGGAAACAGCGGATCATGGAACAAGCTCTGTAA
- a CDS encoding IS3 family transposase, producing MKRGPYAKVAERNADLLARIRGIKADHPFWGYRRVWAFLRFVDGVVVGKNRVYRLMSEHDLTVKPNLRLKAKRRPTGVKPRPTRPNEWWGIDMTKIKIDGYGWLYVVIVLDWRTKKVVGHYAGDQAKAWHWLSALNAAVGRQFPEGVRDGGLHLMADNGCQPTSASFMKACRVMDIKLAFTSYNNPKGNADTERFMRTMKEELVWINEWRSPTAFCQALGSWIEEYNQGYLHSALGYKTPVTTEQELINSRTLLKKAC from the coding sequence ATGAAGCGTGGACCATATGCAAAGGTCGCCGAGCGCAACGCCGACCTCCTGGCCCGCATTCGCGGCATCAAGGCCGACCATCCGTTCTGGGGATACCGTCGGGTCTGGGCGTTTCTGCGCTTCGTGGACGGCGTAGTCGTCGGCAAAAATCGCGTCTACCGGCTCATGAGCGAGCATGACCTCACGGTGAAGCCCAACCTGCGACTCAAGGCCAAACGCAGGCCGACCGGCGTCAAGCCCCGGCCCACGCGACCCAACGAGTGGTGGGGTATCGACATGACCAAAATCAAGATTGACGGCTACGGCTGGCTGTACGTGGTCATTGTGCTTGATTGGCGCACCAAGAAGGTCGTCGGCCATTACGCCGGCGACCAGGCCAAGGCGTGGCATTGGCTCTCGGCGCTCAACGCGGCTGTCGGCAGGCAGTTCCCCGAAGGCGTGCGCGACGGCGGTCTTCATCTCATGGCCGACAACGGCTGCCAGCCGACCTCGGCGAGCTTCATGAAGGCTTGCCGCGTCATGGACATCAAACTCGCCTTCACCAGCTACAACAACCCAAAAGGCAATGCCGACACCGAGCGCTTCATGCGCACCATGAAGGAAGAGCTGGTCTGGATTAATGAATGGCGTAGCCCGACGGCCTTTTGCCAAGCCTTGGGCTCCTGGATCGAAGAATACAACCAAGGCTACCTGCACTCGGCGCTGGGGTATAAAACCCCGGTGACAACCGAGCAGGAACTGATCAACTCGCGGACTCTCTTAAAAAAGGCTTGCTAA
- a CDS encoding amidoligase family protein, producing the protein MSDFPPPPRRENAEGNPRRAGFEIEFAGVDLPEAARAVAEVFGGEVKQENEFAYRVTTEMGEFQVELDSHLIRHKRYEHFLSKMGIDLDGLKDKKPLEQTLRSVSSEFVPTEVVSPPLPMDGLAPLDELREKLRGLGAEGTKASPFFAFGMQINPEAPALDAETILAYLRAFLLLFDYIRKQADIDLSRRVSPFVDPFPDRFTRRFIDPAYDPDSVDGLIRDYLQDNPTRNRPLDCLPLFAHINEDLVHSFDVEHHLIKPRPAFHYRLPDCRIDDPDWTIAMEWSRWLLVERLADDPDRIRTMSQAYLDMPGFPMELFSKSWAEKAEAFLA; encoded by the coding sequence ATGAGCGACTTTCCCCCGCCCCCCAGGCGGGAAAACGCGGAAGGCAACCCCCGGCGCGCCGGGTTCGAGATCGAGTTCGCCGGGGTGGACCTGCCCGAAGCCGCCCGCGCCGTGGCCGAGGTCTTCGGCGGAGAAGTGAAACAGGAAAACGAGTTCGCCTACCGCGTGACCACCGAGATGGGCGAGTTCCAGGTGGAGCTGGATTCCCACCTCATCCGCCACAAGCGGTACGAGCACTTCCTCTCCAAGATGGGCATCGACCTCGACGGCCTCAAGGACAAAAAGCCCCTGGAACAAACCCTGCGTTCCGTGTCCAGCGAGTTCGTGCCTACCGAGGTGGTCTCCCCACCCCTGCCCATGGACGGCCTCGCCCCCCTGGACGAACTGCGCGAAAAGCTGCGCGGACTGGGGGCGGAAGGCACCAAGGCCTCCCCCTTCTTCGCCTTCGGCATGCAGATCAACCCCGAGGCCCCGGCCCTGGACGCCGAAACCATCCTGGCCTACCTGCGGGCCTTCCTCCTGCTCTTCGACTACATCCGCAAGCAGGCGGACATCGACCTCTCCCGGCGCGTCTCCCCGTTTGTGGACCCCTTCCCCGACCGCTTCACGCGCCGCTTCATCGACCCGGCCTACGACCCGGACAGCGTGGACGGGCTCATCCGCGACTACCTGCAGGACAACCCCACGCGGAACCGTCCTCTGGACTGCCTGCCCCTCTTCGCACACATCAACGAGGACCTGGTCCACTCCTTCGACGTGGAGCACCATCTCATCAAACCGCGCCCCGCCTTCCACTACCGGTTGCCGGATTGCCGCATTGACGACCCGGACTGGACCATCGCCATGGAGTGGTCCCGCTGGCTGCTGGTGGAACGCCTGGCCGACGACCCCGACCGCATCCGCACCATGAGCCAAGCCTATCTGGACATGCCCGGCTTCCCCATGGAGCTCTTTTCCAAGTCCTGGGCCGAAAAAGCGGAGGCGTTCCTGGCGTGA